Within Vicia villosa cultivar HV-30 ecotype Madison, WI linkage group LG1, Vvil1.0, whole genome shotgun sequence, the genomic segment caaatgtgtatatagaaaatttgatacatccggtaaaggagttttcatttgtctatatgttgatgacatgttgatctttggcactGACCAAAATCAAattgataaaacaaagaatttcttgtcatcaaagttctccatgaaggatatgggagaagcggacgttattcttggtattaagattaaacgggagaataaggggattgcaattacgcaatctcattacattgagaaaatacccaagaagttcaattatgaaaattgttctccagtaagtactcccatggatccgggagaaaagcttatgccaaatacaggtaaacctgtggatcaactcgaatactcaagagctataggctctttgatgtatgctatgattatcactagaccggatattgcttatgcggttggaaagttgagcagatttactagtaatcctagtagacatcattggcatgcgataactagggtattcatgtacttgaagggtactatgaattatggattgtcatatatgggatttccttcggtgttagagggttattcgaatgctagttggataaataatgttgaagattcatcctctacaagtggatgggtgttcttgcttgggggaggtgccatctcatgggcttccaagaagcaaacatgtataactagttccacaatggaatctgagtttgtagcattagctgctgctggtaaagaagcagaatggctaaggaacttggtatatgatattccgatatggcctaaaccgatatcaccaatttctatccgttgtgacagtagtgccacactggctaaagcatatagtcaaatatacaatggaaagtctagacatttgggtattagacatagtatgattagggaattaatcatgaatggggtgatatctattgagtttgttcggtcgcaacaaaacttagctgaccacttgacgaaggggttagctagagacttagtgaggaagtcggtaattgggatgggattaaagtccatttaaatctattagctatgctatacccaattcccttctaatacaacgttagaagcagatttcaatgtggaaagatcatagttaaagattggagcaattgtgtttatcttcccaaggtatgtgctcagacctgcaagtgattgctaggttgaagtatatcttcttaatggttcttttgaaaaattgcaaatgcaggtgcaagattaaaaggatcacctatgtgagcatgaagtttttCCGCTTCAGGAAGCTTGGGtttggcttcctatatgcttattaatggataaggacacatggcttgtaaagtgtcaagtatgaatagtagagtattgtaagaaacatatgtgtactatatcttcagatattcaaatggattgacagGTTCAATCGTTgtgacaccccgattttcgagTATTTGGAAAGtatatttgtactaagatgaaaattcaatcgcaATACATTTTCGTCTATGGATTTGTATGATCGTTATACCTGTGAGTAAATCAAGGATTAcactaaaatggggggagtttgtttggtgattttagtatcatcaatgtattttggtagtaatgtgatttactattggccgatgcaattatgcgttaagcttgaaacgagttagggtagtgcggagtgcacgctcgtatagccaaacgtgcaattgaatacgaataacagaaacggggttccaaggggcggagcccctggctgGGGTCCCGCTGACATAACCGTTTTTTGAATAGTTGTATCCTTTCCCAACCGACATAACCGTTTTTTTCCGAACATGTGTGTCATTTCGGTTTCTgttgttgatctcctatataaggagtcatttggcctcggtttcggacacgaaaaataatacttcctctctacattcctgatctgttctctattgtcagaaacaaattgctcttcgagaattatccccacaaagatttcgtgaactcgggcaagaatagggtcgaaatactttgttcggaaagtgtacgaacacgattcttcgaagttatccaggattatcatacccatTTTCTAACAGAAGATTCATTACTAATCGTTGTAAGTTTGATATTTTCTTACTTTTCAATTGTAATAGCCATTAATCTTCTAAGGATGAGTGACCaacaattaaaaaactaaaaagtcataaaataaaataataatttatttagtcgaaaataattaacaaatagaACAatcaaaataattacaaaaattcCAAAACAAGACTTTTCTATAGTTTTGACCAAAAACTATCAAAAACAATGCAaactacaaattgaaaaaaaaaaaaaaaaaaaacttaacgaAAACTCTGACTTTAAAAGTGATAATTAATTATTGAATCATGATCGTGCTGTAGTTTTGTCCATGAAAACATTGTCTCACCTCACCTTCCATTTTAACATCATTTAATTACCGACAACAAGTTTTTCAACTTTAAACCAAACAAAGTCAAACAATATAGACCAGCTGAAattgttgatttttatttatttaattatttactcAGTACTATTTATCAgaataataacattaaaaaaaaaaacacactaaCCCTTTCACCACTAAAATTACTACTATCTTGTAAAGCAAGTAAAGAAATATACTAATCAATAGTTCAATAATCAATAACACTAGTAGTACTAATCATTTACTCATGCTCTATTATGTTCCTTGTAAGTTAAGGTAATAAACATTTTTCAACTCTCCCACTAGTACAAATCCAATAATGAAATTGATGATCTGTAAAATAAAATGCCATCGCAAttaataaatatgtataaaaagTCAAGACAGAGAAATACATAAATAGAATATTGTAATTGTGGATGGCTTAATTTTGGGATCACATGACTCATAAGATTCCTCTTTATGGAAACTCAACAGAAAACATATTGCAGAGTTGTCATGTTCTTGCAAGTAGCTAAGAGACGAGGAGAATAGAGCTGTTATTAATTATGTTGacactaaaataataataataatataaaaacaagTACTAATTTAATTTCTCACAGGTATTTATAtgtgaataataaaataatgtaaCTTGTACAGTAATATTTGCCATGAAAAAGGACGCACCTGATCATGGTTTTAAACATAATTTGGATTAGTCTTTACAACTGCATCAAATTACAATTGCAAGTGTAATTAAACATTAAGtactaaaagtaaaataaatgtaagttattaatatatttcaatttttaacggtaatatttatttatatttatttatttatgtaaataagttgttaatatttataaatatttttttaataaataaaagatcTCGGGTTTAATTTTCAATTCTTTCTTAACTTTTTCCAAATTTCTTTTAAtgtaataaattttttaacttcAATAATTTCTCAACTTTCTATTTTTAGAACCTCTTAACCAGTATTCAAGTTGCAATAGACTAATCGCAACATCTGCAACTACAACCACATTTGGTTATTAACAAATCATTATTAAATATCTTAACTAttttacacaaaattaattaaatttaactttCCAAAATAGATACATATACTAGTTCCATCCACCTCCACATCTTTAAAGATGATATAACTAAATGAAAATTACAAGACTATATTGCATgtgacaatttttttaattatctcTCCAATGGGACCTCACtgtcatattcaaattcacactttacacataaatatatttattatgaaCCCAAAAATAACATGTACTCATATCCTTTCATTTCATCCCACTATAGTTGCTTTGCTTTGCTGGCCCATGTGAACTGTTTTGTTAGTGTTTAACAGTATTGAATCTATGATCCCAGTTCATGACGGCTTCAACATGACCCACAACTGCAATCCTCTACTTTTAACCTGGCCCATGATTTTCAGAATGTATTGTGTCAGAACCAGATGAACATCAACATGAACATACATAATGATGCTTTTTCTCAAATGGGaccataatatttaaataaattaattaaaattgaatttttatggtGCAGGTGTTTGTGACATATTCTTTAATATATATGATGTCTATTTGCAATGATACAGTTCAATAACATCTTGTAATAATATACCAAATgcacaaaataatttaattaaaatccaaATTAAAGTTTTCTCTTCACCAAATCAGATCTCTACGTCTTTGTGTATTGCAGTCTTAGAGACAGATGGATTATGACAGAAAAATTTTCTCTGTCAGAATCTATCTGTCTTTAAAACTGCAGTACGGGTGCATCATATTATGATGATGGACCAGAAACTTCCTTATCTTATCTCATCCAAGTCATGTGTTCATTGATGGAAGTTTATTTGTTACAACTTCATAACGGCTGCTAACacctccttcatcttcttccatgcTATCTCCGTCTTCATAGTCATCCATGTTATCATCTTCTTCATCGTCAACATCGCCGTTATCATCTTGCTTTTCTTCGTTGTTGTTATTCTTCTTCACCTCATGACCTTCTTCATATTGAGTTGGAGGTCTCCATTGTTGTTCAGGTTGCACCATCAATGGCTCCATCATTTCACTTGACTTCATGCTATGAAACGAGTTAGAACCAAAAGGGTTCTGTAACTTGTTCTTTTCTTTGTAAAGAGCTTCGAGTTCGTTAAAATAAGGACAAGTTTTACTATCGTCGCGCCTTTGCTTGTtactttctttcatttttttgtaGTACTTGTTGATATTCTCCCACTTTTCTTTGCATCTTTTTGCATTCCTATTGTAACCAAGTCTCTTCATTCCAGCTGAGATGTCTTCCCACAATGGTGCTTTTGGACCATTTTCTTGATACTTTGGTTCTAGACTTGTTCTTATCCTTATTAGAGCATGGACTTCACTTTTTGGCCACCTTGATGGAGAAGCAACATCACAAGCACTTTTGTGACCATTATTCATATTCTGAATCTCAACAATGTTGTTGTTTGGTATCATTAGTTGTTGTGTTTGTATTTGTGATACCGGAGTTGGAGAGAGTTCTGAcgctggtggtggtggtggtggttgtggttgttgttgtggtggtggttgTCCGGACAATTTCTGGAGAAAAGCAATAACCGCGGCGTTCTTTTGAGCGGCTGTTGATCTTTCTTGGACAAGAAGTTCATGCTCTTTATTgattctagccatttcttgaacTCTCAAAGCATCTTGTTGAGCCATGTGTTCCTTTTCGCGCTTGTCTATGGCTTCCaagaatctcttttgcatgtccTCTTGTTTCGCAAGCACTTCTCTTGTGAGTCTCCTGAAATAGTCtttccattttctcttcttccgaTACTTCTCTTCCAAGTCTTCGTCAGAAGCCGTGGAAGAAGAAGTTGAGGTAGTCGTGGTTGAGAATAGGTTCACGTTCATATTCGGTAAAGAATATGAAACATTGTTGTTGGCGCTAGGGTTGGTCGTGGTTGTTGCATTGGTTGTTTTCGGTGGTGGCGTTGGCGGTGGTTGCGAAGGAGAAATAAGTGTGGTAGGGTTTGTGGATGGAATAGTAATATTGGTAACATGTGATATTGTTTTTGTGGCTTCATTAGGCAATATTGTTGGTGGTAATGAGAGTGTGGTATTATTTGGAAGTGGTTTTGGAGGGTAAGTAGAAGAGAATGTGATTTTTTTCTCAAGTGCTTGTAACTCATCAAAAAATCTATATGTTTTTCCTTCTGATTTTCCACTTCTACCTTCTTTGGTTCTTTTATGGTACTTGTATACATTCTCAAATTTCTCTTTGCACTTTTTTGAGCTTCTATGATAACCAAGTTCACCTAGTTTCCTACATGTATATATAGAGAAGAGATCAAGGAAGAGAAAGAGAGTGATATCATAAATCATGATAATTAAtgatcataataataattataataataatttgaacTTTATAATTAATCATATATATGTATCAAACTCCTTTCACGTAGAAAAAGGtaaaatttgtgatgaagaaaaatacaaatttaaGTACTAATATTATCATATTACTAAATTAAAACTCAAGGTAGTTCATACCTAAAAAAATGAACAATTAATTAATAAGGCACATGAAacaaagaaattgaagaagaTTAAATTAAACTATGACACATGCAACTAACAAGATTCATAAATTCATATAAAAGAATTTCACTTAGATGATTCCAATGAAATGGATTATTTTCTTATACTCAAAATCTAAGATAAGTAGATAACCATGAATTATCATGATACTCTCTCCATccttttcaagaaaaaaaatgattCCAATCCAAGAACTTTTTTGACAACTTGCTTTggcaaattcaaaataaattattcatatatacatatttaaaaAGCTTCATCAAATAtagaaaaaaagatgaagaagaagaagaagaaaacaaaaaagagaagaaagtttaaataaaaattgTACTATACCTTGAAACTTCTTCCCAAAGTGGACCCTTAAGACTTGAATCACGAAAAACACCATCCATATCTGATCTTATCTTCAAGAGAGCCAATGTTTCTTGGCGGGGCCACCTATTTCCTCCACCACCACcgttcatattcatattcatcttATCATCATCCTCACCACCGCCGTTCACCGACGACGGCGGCACGATATTCTCACCGGAGGAAATATccatgatgataataataataactactgTTGCATCACCTATAGAGTTTgtttgagagaagaagaagaataaaaaaaaaattaaacaagagGAATAGTATAGTATACTTGTATAGTCTATGAAAGGGTTTTTATTATGCGCATTGAGATGCTTTCATGAGGGTGAaatatatttctttatttttaggtGGGATCTGTCAATTTTCATTATTGATctagattaaattaattatagCTCAAGAAATTAATTAAGCCAGGTAACTATAACTTTTGCTTTCTGTATTTGTATtgtgtgtgtaattattatggttgttattattttatatacTTTATGATTAGGGATATGGAATCTTGATTTATTTTGTTGGTgttgaatttttaaattaataaatatatataaagacaGGGTTGTATTATGTGTGTCATACGTAAGTGCTGGAAAAGTAGttaaagaaaattataatatatttatatattgtttaaagAGAAAATAAAGATGGAAgggaaatatattaaaatttggaAATTGTATAATATGATTTTTGGGTATTTTTGGAAAATATTAAGAGATGTATAGTGGGAACAGCCTGCAGATAGCGACGATGGAGATAATAAGTTGGCCCATTTGTAGGTCACTTTGCCTATTGGGGGCTTTTGGATTTCAGTGGCTAAAGGGAATTTTGAAATTACTTTATTGTCCTTGATATGGATGTCATTGACCTTTTCTTAATCAtggaattttaattataatagttGTTCTTTAACAGAGGTGCAATGAGCTTTGCATTCATGGGGAGGTTTCAGTTGTTCTAATATTGTACTTATAGTTTGATGTTTTTTCTCATATTTtctataagagaaaaaaatataaattgacAGGTAAAATTTTACGTCTTCAACCAATCAGCGACATATATTATTCTATAATTACGTTAACAATATGATAAATTAatgaatttttattaaattgcaatgtaaaactattttacattatTATCATCGGTGCCTTTATTCTATATAGAATcaaacatataatcatatttttttatcagTTAAAGATATTAAATGAGTAGCCTGAAGACCTACTCTTATCTTCCAAGTCCTCCAATTTTAGTAATATACCTAAAAATTAGTATTGTTCCGGAATTTTAATATGGACCACATCATCGAGTGTCAAATCATAGATACTCCTTCGGCTCTTAGGCCTTCCTCCCACCAAAAAAAGTCCTCAAAAAACGTAAAGATTCATTATGGAGGACAAAAGACCGTCCAATCCACTTAAAAATTCTATACCACCGCACAACTACAACCTCGTAGGTtgcaaaatggaaaaaaaaaccaCTTGTGTCCTATAAGACACACTACTTAAAAAGATTCTTCTTTCCATGAACCGTGTTTTGGAGAAGCTGCCAAGAAAATTCATTCACTTTATAAGATGTCAAATTAGTCTAAATTAAAGGCAAAATTCAACCATTGTATTTGTAAAGATAACAACATCTAGAAAAACTTCTACAATTGTATGATAAATCGAGGAAACCAGAAAAAAAAACATCCTTCTCTTGACTCCACCACCACCAGTCTCAGTCCAAAGACACGCTAGTTCCtttcatttttttgaaaaagattaacAGTCAACCCATGTTGCCAAACAAAAAAGAATCACCTCCACATGAGTTCGTAAGCCAAAACCCCATTAACCCACTAATCAATCTTATTGAGTAACAAAATATCAGATGGAATCTGTTTATTATTCTCCAATCATTGATGATTACAAAAGAGGGCAGATGCCACTATATATAATATCTTAGTCACACATGATTTGTGATTGCAAATCTTAACAAACTATTTTGACAGAGCTAGAAAACAAGAATGGAAACGTGGATAAAATGAGAGTGGATACCAGCCACGTGTTATGCAGAAAGAGATAAGATTATTGATTCCTAATGACCACTAATAGACAGTAAACCAGAGCCACACGATACATCCAATGGTACATGCTTTGATAGCCTTCCTCAAACTGCAGCATGATAGATGTTTATCATGTTAAGTTTGGAGATGAAGTAGTGAAACTTAGGTGGAGGCAATGCTTTTGTAAGGAAATCTGCAAGCTGCTCTGAAGATGAAATAGGAAGAAGTTTGAGAATTCCCTTCTGCACCTTTTCACGCACTAGATGACAGTCTATGTCCAAATGTTTCGTTCTCTCATGAAAAACCGGATTTGACGCTATGTGAATTGCACTTAGATTGTCGCAGTACATCACGGGAATCTTGGTGCACGATACATTTAAGTCTTTAAACAAGTACAACAGCCACTGTACTTCACACGCAGCGGATGATAAAGCACGATATTCTGCCTCAGACGAGGACTTTGATACAGTGGGCTGCTTCTTTGCACGCCAGGATATCAGAGATTTTCCTAGAAAAAAACAGTGTCCAGAGATGGACCGTCGTGTGTCCAAGCATCCAGCCCAGTCTGCATCTGAATAGCCAAGGATTTGCAAGTCAGAGGTTCTATCAAAGAAAATACCACAGCCAGGATTTTGCTTGAGATACCTAACCACTCTGCATGCTGCTTTGTAATGAGCTACGGTAGGTGAGTGCATGAACTGACTTAGTTGTTGGGAAGCAAATGTGATGTCAGGCCTTGTTGTGTTTAAATACAGCAGCTTGCCAACTAACCTTCTGTAGGAAGCAACATCTTCTAGGGGCGCTGAACCATCATTATGCAACTTGATCGAGGTGTCGAGAGGAGTAAGAGTCGGTTTAGATCCAAGTAAACCAGAATCATTAAGGAGATCAAGGCAGTACTTCCTTTGAGAGATTGTGATTCCAGCTTTGGAATGAGCTACTTCTAATCCAAGAAAATACTTCAATTGTCCAAGGTCTTTTATTTTGAAGGCATTATCAAGGATAACTTTAATTCTTTCAAATTCATTTAGAGAATCTCCtgcaagaatcacatcatctacaTATACCAAAAGGGCAGTGAAACAGTTATCTTTGTTCAAAGTAAAGAGAGAATAGTCAGAAGTAGATTGAGTATAGCCTTCCTTAAGCAACAAGTAAGTCAACTTTTCATACCATTTGCGACTTGCTTGTTTGAGTCCATACAAACTCTTTTGCAACTTGCATACCTGATTGGGTTTTGTCCCCTGCACTCCTTCAGGAACAGTCATATAAACATCCTCTTGAAGGTCTCCATGGAGGAAAGCGTTATTCACATCTAATTGGTGAAGATGCCAATTATGAACAGCTGCAATAGCAAGTAAGGTTCTGACTGTGGTCAACTTTGCAACAGGTGAGAAAGTGTCGAAGAAATCGAGACCTTCCACTTGATTATAGCCTTTCGCAACTAACCTCGCCTTATGCCTTTCAATAGAACCATCGGATTTATATTTGATCTTGTATACCCATTTATTGCCAATAGGTTTCACTCCATGAGGAAGATCAATAAGAATCCAAGTCCCATTTTTGTGAAGAGCATCTAATTCAATATTCATAGCTTCTAACCAGCAAGGTGAATTCTTTGCCTCTAAATAAGATTGTGGCTCAGTGGTGTGTGTGATAGACATGCTAAATGCCTTATGTGAAGAAGAGAGATGTGTCAGTGAGTGAAAAGAAGATAGAGGATAAATACTACCTGAAGTGATTAGAGCAGTAGAGGAACTTGATGGAGTATCACACACATAATCTAACAAATAAGGAGGAGCTTTTCTCTGCCTCACAAGTTTGGTTGGGTTGGTGGAGTGGCTGCTGCTAGGAAGTGATGTTGGGTGATTTAGAGCCTTTCCAGAAAATTCAGGGATGAGGACAGATTTAAAAGGAACGGTTGGACCAGGTATGGCAGTGTCAGGTGTAGATGTATCAGGTTCAGAATTGGTTAAGGGATCAGACATAGCAGGTTGATCAGTGGTAGAATGATCTGAACCAGGTATGACAGGGTCAGGTGTAGATGTGTCAGGTTCAGAATTGGTTAAGGGACAAGATGTAACAGATTGATCAGCGGTAGAGTGATCAAGGTCAGAATTGGGTAAGGGATTAGATGGGTGGTATGTCCACGGATTTTTCATTTGAGTGGACTGATAAGGCAAAATATGCTCATGGAATGTAGTATTTCTGGATACAAAAATGTTTCTGTTATGTAGATCATAGAGGACAGCCCCCTTTGCTCCAGATTTGTATCCCAAAAACACACATTTTCTGGCTCTATGGTCCAGCTTGGTTCTACCAGAAATTAATGTTGAAGCATACACTAAAGATCCAAAAACCTTTAAGGAGTGAATGTCAGGATGTTGGTTGTGTAGAAGGAAATATGGGGACTTGTTTTGGAGGAGTTGGCTAGGGACTCTATTAATTATGAAAACAGCATGAGACACGGCAAAACTCCAAAATTGTTTGGGTAGTTTGGATTGAAAAAGAATGGCCCTTCCTACATTTAGGATATGTTGATGTTTTCGTTCAACtctcccattttgttggggagtttcAACGCAACTAGTATGGTGAATGATTCCTTTAGATGTGTAAAAGGCGGGCATAAGAAATTCTGGTCCGTTATCGGTTCTTACAATTTTAACAGAGTGGTTATGTTGGGTTTCAATTTGTTTGATGAAATTTATGACATGTTGTCTTGTTTCACTTTTATGTTTCATCAAGGTTATCCATGTGTATCTAGTATTATCATCTACAGCAGTTAGAAAGTAACTATGATTACAAACAGAAGTAGTTGAAATAGGCCCCCAAATGTCAAAATGAATAAGATCATAAGGCTTTAAAGCTTTGTTTGTACTATGAGGAAAAGGAGACTTTCTATGTTTAGCAAAATGGCAGATATCACATACTGCCTTTTGATCACTAACAATAAAAGGAAATTGGTCTTTTAGGGTTAACAGCCTAGAGTGGGAAAGGTGCCCTAGTCTAAAGTGCCACAAAGCACTTTCTGGTATATGGAGATTGTTTATGCTTGAGGCGGTTGCCTTGTTTGTCATGATAAGGTAGTATAATCCATCAAGTCTCTCAGCCGAACCAATCATCCTCAGGGATTTCTGTTCCTGAATAAGACACTTCAAACCAGCAAAAGACACTAAACAATTCAAATTATGACATAATTCAGAAACAGAAATCAAATTGACATTAAATTCAGGCACATATAGGACATTCAAAATGGTGAAACCAGGTGAAAAAGTGACAGTGCCCATGaattttgtgacagtatgctgaCCATTAGGCAGTTTGATAATCATTGGAGTAATTTCACTATAAGAGTGAAACCAATGCAGTGATGAACATATGTGGTGACTGGCCCCTGAATCAATGATCCAAGAGCCAAGATTTGTGGGATGACATGAAGAATTAAAACATGAGACAGTATGAACATAGAAAGTACCTGTATGATCAACTGGTGTATGACCAGATGAAGAGATGGAGCGAACCTGATTAGAAGCAACGTTTCCAAGTTGCTGATTGAGGCTAGAACTTTGAATTAGATGTATAAGTTTCTCATATTGCTCATGTGTCAAGGAAGGGGAGATACCTTTGTTGTTCTGTGCTGCATCTGAAACTGCAAGAGCACTTGCTTCACCTGCAGTGCCATGAGGGGCTGAAGAGGTAGGTCGCTGCAGATGAGGGGGCAAGCCATGTTTCTTGTAGCATGTTTCGATAGTATGACCAGATCTGTTGCAGTAGGTACAAATGCGAGGTTTGAACTTGGCATAGGATTTCCCAGCTTTCTGATGAAACTTCTTAGTCTCAGAAGCATTAATGAGGACCTTCGAATCATCAGAAACATTGGGGATAAGTTGACGCTCATGCTGGAGAATCATGGAGAAGATCCTGTTGATGGATGGCAAAGGATCCAGAATAAGAATCTGAGATTTCACAACTCCAAAGTTATCATTGAGACCGGTGAGAAAACGCATGGACTGCAACAACTGGTGGTTCCTACGGGCAGTACGCATGGCCTCGCACGCGCATTTGACACGGCAAGTGCAAGTAGGGACAGGCATATAAATCTCAAGTTCTTCCCAAAGAATTTTAAGCTCAGAGAAGAATTCGGTTACCGTGCGTGATTCTTGTTTGAGAGAGTAAATTTCTTGTTGGAGTTCTGAAACACGAACCAGATCCCCTTGTGAGAAACGTTCCTTCAAATCAAGCCAAACATCTGCGGCGTTCTCCATGAAGACAATAGATTGAGCTATGGAGGGATCCACCGAATTCATTATCCAGGAATGGATGAGCATATTGCATC encodes:
- the LOC131643629 gene encoding trihelix transcription factor DF1-like, whose translation is MDISSGENIVPPSSVNGGGEDDDKMNMNMNGGGGGNRWPRQETLALLKIRSDMDGVFRDSSLKGPLWEEVSRKLGELGYHRSSKKCKEKFENVYKYHKRTKEGRSGKSEGKTYRFFDELQALEKKITFSSTYPPKPLPNNTTLSLPPTILPNEATKTISHVTNITIPSTNPTTLISPSQPPPTPPPKTTNATTTTNPSANNNVSYSLPNMNVNLFSTTTTSTSSSTASDEDLEEKYRKKRKWKDYFRRLTREVLAKQEDMQKRFLEAIDKREKEHMAQQDALRVQEMARINKEHELLVQERSTAAQKNAAVIAFLQKLSGQPPPQQQPQPPPPPPASELSPTPVSQIQTQQLMIPNNNIVEIQNMNNGHKSACDVASPSRWPKSEVHALIRIRTSLEPKYQENGPKAPLWEDISAGMKRLGYNRNAKRCKEKWENINKYYKKMKESNKQRRDDSKTCPYFNELEALYKEKNKLQNPFGSNSFHSMKSSEMMEPLMVQPEQQWRPPTQYEEGHEVKKNNNNEEKQDDNGDVDDEEDDNMDDYEDGDSMEEDEGGVSSRYEVVTNKLPSMNT